One stretch of Halobacillus litoralis DNA includes these proteins:
- a CDS encoding ester cyclase — MISVEKRQVAEKWFKEYFTKGNLEILNELTTEDFVFHSHQGEHTKEKMKEFMEWYQSVFQEDEWQINDLIEQEQKVAVRYTGWMTYKGGWFDIPSEDQRVKETGIMIFYFKGDKVDELWCENSDAAILFDLGALQKNTHKVF, encoded by the coding sequence GTGATAAGTGTTGAAAAAAGACAAGTCGCTGAAAAATGGTTCAAAGAATATTTTACTAAAGGTAATTTAGAAATCTTGAATGAACTTACAACTGAAGACTTTGTTTTCCACTCCCACCAAGGTGAACATACAAAAGAAAAGATGAAGGAATTTATGGAATGGTATCAATCGGTTTTTCAAGAGGATGAATGGCAAATTAACGACCTAATAGAGCAGGAACAAAAGGTGGCGGTTCGTTATACTGGCTGGATGACTTATAAAGGTGGATGGTTTGATATACCATCGGAAGATCAACGGGTTAAGGAAACAGGTATTATGATTTTTTATTTTAAAGGTGACAAGGTTGATGAACTATGGTGCGAAAACAGTGATGCAGCTATCTTATTTGATTTAGGTGCTTTGCAAAAAAATACTCATAAAGTTTTCTAG